The Tachysurus fulvidraco isolate hzauxx_2018 chromosome 4, HZAU_PFXX_2.0, whole genome shotgun sequence DNA window ATCAGATCTGGTCAGGCTTTCTCAATCTGCAATTTAATTTGATCTCCTGCCATATATAAGCTACACAGTCATCTAGATAATGTACTTATTATTAGATCCTAATTAGCGCTTTCTATTCATCACCCCTGCTTCATGTGAGAATGGACTATAGGGGTGTTATGGTGCTGTATCCAATTGTGTAAAAATGCACTATAAcccagacttaacactaatacCACAACTACAACTGTAGGCAGCATTTAAAAAGTAAGACACTAGGGTTTTAGccaataaacaatatataccAGCCTTTTAAATATTTGCACTGTTTTGGTAAATTGTAGACCTAAAGGACACTGCAGTTTTTTTGTGAGTTTGCCCATGTGCAAATACATGCTTGGTGCACAAAATACTTGTGCATTAGATAGTCCTCTAGAGTAGTAGTACTAGAGTAGCCACACTTAGCTCTGGGACATGTGTTACAACATGATGAGAAATTAGCTGAAAATACAGCAGGGATATATACAAATGTTAAATCTTTTCACAAAAcctgtgtaaaagtgtgtttcTTTAATTAAGAAGTCaggtattttaaaaaaatgtcaccaTAATTTCTTGTACTAACAAACAATACCATGTGTCATTGTATACACTTAACATGGCAAAGAAGCCAAGTCTTACTCTGTGTCATTTGAAAAGGCTGAAGGaaataaagacacagacacCACAATGCTCATAAACACATGATTTGACTTAAATACCCTTCCTCACACAGGGTAAAAACTAGTCAAGTCAACCCTCAATTCTTAAATATATGTAGCTTTATATTGAACATGTTCACTGTGACTTGTGTGGTACCCAGGATCACCTCAGAAACAAGAGATAGGCCAAAATGCAGACAGGATCTAACCAACCTGCTGTTATTTCTTCAGGCTTGATGTGTGCCTTTGAATAGAAATTGTGATATTTGACAAGGTCAAGCAGAAAGAGTGAAAACATGCAGTGAATAAACTTTTCTAGAGAACAATTCTAACTCAAGGTTACCATAATGACAAAGTTAGCTGGGCTTTTAAGATGTTCTACATTAAAAGTTTAGATATTGCATAGGCATGCTAGCAGCTAGTAGAAGAACATTCCAGTATATCGGCGACGATCTTTGACTTGGAGAGGAGTATTCATGTAATTAACTCTTAGTGAGGTAACTGTACTTCTGCTCTTTAAGCCAATAAGAGAGACTCAATTATTGAAATATGATCTAGAACACAAAGTTATAGCACTTCTGAACACTTTCAGATTTAacaccacatatacacaatacatgcacataagaaaaaatacattgatGGTCGAgaacaaaaactgaaaaaaggcAATGCTGTTCTCGTTTAAAACAATTAAAGCTGTTTATATAGCATAGTGAACTGAAGTCATGCTTTTGGTCTTTGTGCTCCCGTGCTGATCAGGATATGTGCTACCGGTACGTAAACgagaacggtgtgtgtgtgtgcgcgtgtgcatgtGTTATGAACACAAGCACTGTTGTTCCTAAGAATCCTCTTAAACCACGAGAAACCTTGAAGGattcaataaaacatttcaccAAACTAGTGCCAttgtgctgttttgtttgttgcagTTCTACAGAGAACACTTGTGAAGATGCAACACATCTGCTGTAGAATGTCATTTTTCCAtcctcacatactgtatgtcagagTATAAATTAACATATATACGGTACCTCTCAAGAGCCCTTGGGAAAGAGTCCCTTCACCCACAGATCTTGAGTAGGAATGAGAAGAGTAAGCTGCTGTGGTTGAGAAACTTAACTGCGTAGCATAAAGAAAATTGCTGGAGagtgaaataataaaagaaattgtttatttaataatccaTTCTTTCCCATCATATACTCATACAGCCAGGGTTCTCCTTAGGGGTGggaaaatgaacaaaactaACAATTAATTGAAACCCGAAAGACGGCTAGACCAGGGAAGGGAACCGATGAAGAAAGTTCTAAATCAATCAAAGAGTTCTACGCTCATTACTTATCTGTTACAGGCTCCGCTCACATTAATTAGTTACTCCTCAATGAGTAGTGGTATATCTACCAGAAACTTTGACTGGGATAATCAGCATTCATTTCAATCTTCAGTAATCAACATATGTTCATTGGAACAATGCTCAATTCAATACATCTTCTATACTCGTTACACTTTTAGAATAGGGAAATGGTTTGTAACTTTGtctgaatttaaatttaaaacacattaaGAACATGGAGACTGTTACATACCAATCTCCTGATGTCTCATTCTGAAAtagtgtgttaaaaaaacaaaaacaaaaaaaaccccgaaGCAAACATTGTTATATCAGTCTATTTCCAATGTggtttaaaataatgatttaaaccGCAGTCAACACCATACAACCAACAGAGGCACTGAGTCACAGCTTATTACTCCTCATTACCTCCTCATGTGCTCGGCTCAATACACAGAAATTCTGATAAACGCATAtgccttgtctttctttttcctgtttgcACAGCAGTGTCCTTTAAAAGCACGGTCGTTCCTCGCTCCTGAGCCATGTCCTTGCACATACATAGCTCCTCATACGCTCCATTCATTTCATCTGCAGGATCACCTATGAGATTGCACAGTGTGTTAAAGGGGAGTTTCAGTGCTAGCATGCTAGTGTGCAGGTCCAATAGGGTGACTAATTAAATTCTGAGAAATGATgcatgagagagaaagcaggTACCTTATTAGCAGCCTCCAATGTGGTAATGAGTGTGTTTAGCTCTTCTTTGTTCATTTCTATGGTTACACCTCTCTGGATTCCGTTCTCTGTCAAGTCGAGACAGAGGTTCAGCAAAGGAGTGTTTAAAGATGACAGTTTATCACTGGATAATGCAagctaaaaagacaaaaagagtgGGATGGGAATGAAACAGAATGCTATTCGATCAAACTAATCATCATCTTAATTTGTATCTTATGTACACAGAGAGCAAGCTTTACAACaatgtgtatataatgtttggGTACAATATGTGTGTCATCTCTCTCAACATTACATGCattcaaggcaaaaaaaaaatacgacaCTTATTAGTTACTGATTAATTTGATATTGATCCAGCCTGGCAGGTAAGTATCATTCCAATGCTCAATATTGAGTCAATAGTGAACTGGTACATCCTTAGACAGGACAACCTTGCATCTGTGCATACTTTTAGCTGCCAGTTGAAGTCATCTAGTTGTGTACTGCAGATTCTGTTGGTTCTGTCCACCAGTGCTTGTCTGATCTCCTCCCGCCTGGCATTCACACACTGCAAAATAGCGTCTGCACGTACAGATTCCAAATCTCCCAGCATTTCCTGTAcctacacacatatgcacaccaAATCCAAAAAAAGAATCggaaaaaaaatagtgtttaaTAGCTTAAGATGTAATAAGGTTCACATCATAATGAAACTGTGAAGATTAATCCTGAAAACTCTGATCAGCCATAagattaaaaccacctgcctaatattatGTAGGCCCACTTGTGCCAACTAAAAGGCTCTGGCCCGTTGAaccatggactccacaagacctgcCTGTTCTTGGTCTTTCCTTGCCTTCTTTTTCATCCTGTTGCTCTAAGCTCTTCCACAACAATAGATACAAACAACCCTGGCCATCCACATGGGGGAggcaaaaacaattaaataaaacatgcttCATCAGAAAaggccaccttcttccatttCCTGTGCTCCAGATTTGATGCTCATTTGTCCATTGTAGggggtcagcatgggcactGTAACTGGTCTGTGGCTAAGCAGTCCCATAATGTAACTGTGTTCTGCACttttctgacacctttctatcaaAGTCAGCACTAATAGaactttttcagcaatttgtgctacattGGGTCTTCTGTGGGATCGGTCAAAACAGGCTAGCCTTCACTCCCCATGTGCACTAATGGGCTTTGGGTGCTCATGAACCTGTCACTTTCGTAGTTACTAACTATTGTATACTGGGTTAAAACCAACATGCCATTTTGAAATACTCTGACTCAGTCATCTAGCCATTACAACTTTGTCAAAGTCATTCTGATCCTTACGCTTGACCATATATCTAGCTTCAATCACAGTAACACCAAGAACTGACTGTTTATTTGTTGCTTCATATATCCCTCCCCTTGAAAGGTGACACTGTAATGAAATAATCAACATTATTCAATTTaactgtcagtggttttaatgttatgggtgtatcagtggttttaatgttatggatctgtatgtttttgtttgttgtttttttacatacaaatcatgttaatacatacattttaaaaaaagtgatgAACCGTATGACCAAACTTTTGTGAACACTTGACTAATGCACCCATAtgtttttcccccaaataaCACAATTGACCAGGATGTCTCTATATgctttaatattataatatccCTTAACAAAGAGGCGCAAACTTGTTCTAGCTTGACAGTGcttctgtgcacaaagcacggTCCATAAAGAGATGGTTTACCAAGTTTGCTGTGGGAGAATTAGAGTAACCTGAGCCCAgatctcaaccccactgaacaccttgggatgaactggaagaCGTACTGTACCCCAGGCTTCATTCAACATCAGCACCTAACTTCACTAATACTCTTGTGGTTTAGTGAGCACACTATATAGACTTTTCATAAAAGTGGAGGCTGTTACTACTGCATGAAGGACATTAACTTCCTGAGGGTGTTATTTCTATCTACGAAAAAATTTACAAAAGGTTGTTATCAGTAGTCCACAAACTTTCTGCAATAATCTAAGCATTTGTCTTTTACATGCAAGAATATATAACCTCCTGGTCTGAGCATTTCCTCCCAACAACGACTCGGAAGAAGTGGTTTATTGAGCTGATCAGATCTCCCCACTCCAGTAGACTCCATGTCTCCCCATATTGGAGGCGCTTTGGGAGACTCCGTCCACAGAGTCCATCCACTACCTTGTGCAGGAGCTGGACAAGAACTGGATTAAAACACTATGCACTAGTTTTACTCAACATATGAATAAGAGggttattcataataacattattttacacTTAATACATGGAATACAGGGAAATACATAGGTTTTACTGCAAAGAACACCTCAGTGGGTCAGAAGAATAACAGTACTCATAATTACCActagtaaatgaatgatttatttcgtattttttaataaatatattaattaattgatcGATTTTGTATGCTAGGGATGGATTTCTAGGCTGGATCTTTTCCCACTGACTgcagcaatatatatatacactagacTTTATGAGGAAAGTACAGTTACTTTACAAAACAGCACACAGATCGCTTAGTGTTATCTGTTACCTACTTTAGGACACTCTGATGGAGATACTTTTTCGAGCAGTTTCAGCATGGCGGTCTATCAGATCCTTTCTTTCCTTCGCACATCAGCTGACACGCATGTCACATGACTGAATCCTCAGAACTGGGTTGCCAGATCCGCTGGTTTTGTTGTGAATCGATCAACCCTACGTTTTGCAAGACTCATACAAAATGTGTGGATGTATTAAAATATCCAAAGTAAAGTATAATAACATatagtaaaatataataaaatttaaaaccgTAAACAAACTGactggaaaataatgaaaaccAGTAAACCACAAATTTTTATACATTGATATAATATCCGAGTTATTTCAAAGGTATTTCAATGAAGACAGCCTACGTGGAGCGTATTTTGCTGTAGTTATAGTCGggttaaattttaaatttgtgtATAGGGTTTGACAGGAGTTTTTGGTTCTTTCACAGCCTTTCCCCTTTATTTGGTTAGTATTCTTTGTTCCTTTATATATTATCACCTGGCAACCCAGATTTCGAGTTAAACCTATGTAATGTAAACATTAATTCAATCTATAACACGGATTACACATTTTTGAACTATCAACTAaagtgttctgttttatttactaaagtatttctatataattaaagtaaacaaagttAAGATACTTCCAAGATCATTTTAACCAATCGGAAGGTAGCACGTGCAGGATTTCAAACTAAAAGTCTTCTGTCTATGACCACAAATAATTACAAGAACGGTCTGTCAGCTGTCTTATCCTCGTTGTTTTTATTACTgcagctgttttatttttttttgacagtcAATACATGGGCACTGAATCTGAATTAGTCCCAGTCGTCCAACCTCACACCTTCCTGTGTTCTGCTGTACAAACACATCTCCaaaagctttataaaaaaaGTCCCATGTTATAAATGAACTGTGCTACTGAACGAATAGTCACTGATTTTGGCTATAGGATGGTAAATATGATCAAATTATAGCACTAATTGTTCAATCTATAACAACGCCATTTATTAGTTCTGTAGGCTACTTGGGGTGTTTTCAAACTGACATTCATACTCAAGAATCCCTGGATAGCATGGCAATAAGTATAgccagaattattattattattattattattattattattattattattattattattattattattattattattaataataataataataataataataataataatataagtgCTTCTGACAAAGATTTTTGTGATCGCCCCTTCACATAAGAGGAATTATTCCGAAAAATTACGGATTCAATTTTCATccaatgactcagcttcagtgtggaaaggtctgaaagccatcaccaactacacaacaccatcccccagcactgtggtgaatcaacaaccggcagacgacctgaatgagttctactgtaggtttgaaaaagccAAATTCTCACCTTCTGTAAGCCCAGAATCAGTCACACCTTCaatccagttcagtgaagatgatgtgtgtcaggtcttcaggaagaccaagagaagaaaggctccaggcccagacagcatttcaccagcctgtctgaaagcctgtgctgatcagctggcccccatcttcacacagatattcaacacgtcactgcagctgtgtgaagtaccctcatgcttcaaaagctccaccatcatccccgtcccaaagaaacccaaaatcaccggacttaatgactatagacctgtggctctaacgtctgtggtcatgaaatcatttgaaagactggttttggcttatctgaaggacatcacaggacccttactggaccacccgcagtttgcctacagagcaaacaggtctgtgaatgatgcagtcaatatgggactgcattatgttctgcagcatctggacagaccagggacttatgtgaggatcctgtttgtggacttcagctctgctttcaacaccatcatcccatcactcctacagcccaaattaacccagctctctgtgccctcctctgtctgtcggtggatcaccagctttctgacagacaggcagcagctagtgcgactggggaAACTCAAATCAAGCACCCGCACCATCAGTACTGGTGCcacccagggctgtgttctctccccactactcTTCTCCCTTTACACgcatgactgcacctctaatgacccatctgtcaagctcctgaagtttgcagatgacaccacactgattggcctcatccaggatggtgacgagtctgcttacagactggaggttgagcggctggctgtttggtgcagccttaacaacctggagctgaacacgctcaagacagtggagttgattgatagtggacttcaggagaaacctccctgctcttcccccactaaccatcatggacagcattgtcacagaagtggagtcattcagat harbors:
- the commd8 gene encoding COMM domain-containing protein 8, coding for MLKLLEKVSPSECPKLLHKVVDGLCGRSLPKRLQYGETWSLLEWGDLISSINHFFRVVVGRKCSDQEVQEMLGDLESVRADAILQCVNARREEIRQALVDRTNRICSTQLDDFNWQLKLALSSDKLSSLNTPLLNLCLDLTENGIQRGVTIEMNKEELNTLITTLEAANKVILQMK